The proteins below come from a single Mesobacillus jeotgali genomic window:
- a CDS encoding Na(+)/H(+) antiporter subunit F1: MFEAVLWISVTFISLAMFGLIYRVIKGPTVADRVVALDAIGISLVSVIALVSIVLETSAFLDIILLIGILAFIGTVAFSKFLEKGVIMEYDRNGDR; this comes from the coding sequence ATGTTTGAAGCGGTTTTATGGATTTCAGTTACCTTCATATCACTTGCGATGTTCGGTCTTATTTATCGCGTGATCAAGGGCCCTACGGTAGCAGACCGGGTAGTGGCCCTCGACGCAATCGGCATAAGCCTAGTTTCTGTGATTGCTTTAGTTTCGATTGTTCTTGAAACCAGTGCTTTTCTGGATATCATCCTGCTGATTGGTATCCTGGCATTCATCGGAACAGTAGCCTTTTCAAAATTCCTTGAGAAGGGAGTAATCATGGAATATGACAGAAATGGAGATCGTTAA
- the mnhG gene encoding monovalent cation/H(+) antiporter subunit G, with the protein MTEMEIVKFFAGVFILLGAFLSLVTAFGLIRLPDVYTRNHAASKSATMGVMLVLLGTFLYFWLIEHHFNSRLLLGVAFIFLTSPVAGHLIARAAYNSGVKLSDRTVQDDLAKARKAMKAEELK; encoded by the coding sequence ATGACAGAAATGGAGATCGTTAAGTTTTTTGCAGGAGTGTTCATCCTGCTCGGAGCCTTTCTAAGCCTTGTGACTGCTTTTGGGCTGATCAGGCTTCCTGACGTTTATACAAGGAACCACGCAGCATCGAAAAGTGCAACTATGGGAGTCATGCTCGTATTGCTTGGCACATTTCTTTACTTCTGGTTGATTGAACATCATTTCAATTCCCGTTTATTGCTGGGGGTAGCCTTCATTTTCCTGACCTCTCCTGTTGCAGGGCATTTGATTGCAAGGGCTGCCTATAACAGCGGGGTCAAGCTATCAGACCGCACTGTCCAGGACGACCTTGCAAAAGCACGGAAAGCGATGAAAGCTGAAGAATTGAAATAA
- a CDS encoding FAD-dependent monooxygenase, whose protein sequence is MNDARISIVGGGISGLSTAIALQRKGIYAEVYEKEKMVHEPDTGIILSGNAIRAFYIMGLGPELRASGLDADGCLLKSDSGNTIAEFDYHAPSHIPNYLFIHRSELHRILTDALLPGSLHFNKHMIDFKRDDILTLFFEDGTSIESDYLISCDGAASQIRRKLFPNSSLIYTGFSCWRGILDDPPMQVHDYTETWGARGRFGIAPLTDNQVFWYALKKSSTENSDMSEWSPIDLLFNFFYYHEPIQEILENTTHDQIIYDKLYELRPLTPLLAGKILLLGDSAHASMPNIGQGASQAVEDAVYLAKWISIEETIDQAFVKYEAHRQERMKIVKDEMKIYGLAARIDFPVLCSIRNKLLQMTPTAFHNEKLRRVFEIEEDMDAL, encoded by the coding sequence ATGAACGATGCAAGAATCTCAATTGTCGGCGGCGGAATCAGCGGGTTAAGCACAGCAATTGCACTGCAAAGGAAAGGAATATATGCGGAGGTATATGAAAAAGAAAAAATGGTACATGAACCTGATACCGGAATCATTCTAAGCGGCAATGCCATTCGGGCCTTCTACATTATGGGATTGGGACCTGAATTGCGCGCAAGCGGATTGGATGCTGACGGCTGTTTGCTTAAATCCGATTCGGGCAATACCATCGCCGAATTCGACTATCATGCACCATCCCATATCCCAAATTACCTGTTCATCCACCGTTCTGAACTTCACAGAATTTTGACAGATGCACTCCTTCCTGGGTCCCTCCACTTTAATAAGCATATGATTGATTTTAAACGCGATGATATATTGACATTATTTTTCGAAGATGGCACCAGTATAGAATCTGACTATCTTATTAGCTGCGACGGTGCAGCCTCACAAATTCGCAGAAAACTGTTTCCAAATAGCAGCCTGATTTATACAGGTTTTTCCTGCTGGAGAGGCATCTTGGATGATCCGCCAATGCAGGTGCACGACTACACTGAAACCTGGGGGGCAAGGGGAAGATTCGGGATTGCTCCGTTAACAGATAATCAGGTGTTTTGGTATGCATTGAAAAAATCCTCTACAGAAAACAGCGACATGAGCGAATGGTCCCCTATCGATTTATTGTTCAACTTTTTCTACTATCATGAACCAATACAGGAAATACTGGAAAATACCACCCACGACCAGATCATTTACGATAAGCTATATGAATTGAGGCCACTGACACCTCTTCTTGCGGGTAAAATTCTGTTACTTGGTGATTCAGCGCATGCATCCATGCCCAATATAGGCCAGGGTGCATCACAGGCTGTTGAAGATGCTGTATATCTGGCGAAATGGATCAGCATTGAAGAGACAATTGATCAGGCATTTGTAAAGTATGAAGCACACAGGCAGGAGCGTATGAAGATTGTTAAAGACGAAATGAAAATTTATGGGTTGGCAGCGCGGATTGATTTCCCTGTTCTTTGCTCAATCCGTAACAAATTACTACAGATGACACCTACTGCCTTCCATAATGAGAAGCTGAGGAGGGTGTTTGAAATAGAAGAAGATATGGATGCATTGTGA
- a CDS encoding PaaI family thioesterase — protein MELNNTLLGSLGIEITQLQKGKVIATMPVDDRTRQPFGLLHGGASVALAETVASVGAFELVDKENEVVVGLEINANHIKAKKDGLVTAVGTVLHQGKTTMVWDIKITDEEENLVCISRCTIAVIKRRK, from the coding sequence TTGGAACTTAACAACACACTGCTTGGATCACTGGGAATAGAAATAACTCAGCTGCAAAAAGGAAAGGTAATAGCGACAATGCCTGTAGACGACCGTACAAGGCAGCCATTCGGCTTGCTGCACGGAGGAGCCTCTGTCGCACTGGCAGAGACGGTTGCAAGCGTTGGAGCATTCGAGCTAGTCGACAAGGAAAACGAAGTAGTGGTCGGCCTTGAAATCAACGCCAACCACATCAAGGCAAAAAAGGACGGCCTGGTAACAGCTGTCGGAACTGTCCTCCATCAGGGAAAAACAACCATGGTTTGGGATATAAAAATTACAGATGAAGAAGAAAACCTTGTTTGCATTTCAAGATGTACAATCGCCGTTATAAAACGGAGGAAATGA
- a CDS encoding asparagine synthase produces the protein MNRVREGMIPAVLGTAVTAAGYAMKQNRKIDKMVSNTIFGFGLAHIVLGAIDLVEHRNEF, from the coding sequence ATGAACCGAGTTCGTGAAGGCATGATTCCTGCGGTGCTAGGAACGGCTGTAACAGCAGCGGGTTACGCTATGAAACAAAATCGCAAAATCGATAAGATGGTTTCTAACACCATATTCGGTTTCGGGTTAGCCCATATTGTTCTTGGAGCCATTGACCTGGTCGAACACCGGAATGAGTTTTAG
- a CDS encoding DedA family protein — MDLELVINIIEDNGYLGLFLWLWFGVFVIPVPNEVILTTVGLASAKGALHPVPAFFVTYMGISAAFTTSYLLGRIIGRRVLGLLEKKKRFANSIESAMKLMEKYHAFSLSLSCFAPGVRYLVPLLYGFSRLPFKTFAIFAYSGAFVWVSIIFVLGYLFGDKMDLVMKYNREVWLVILGLSIITFIFVLRRRKIKAAIGTEEVILQERQHK; from the coding sequence ATGGATCTGGAGCTGGTTATCAATATAATTGAGGATAATGGCTATTTGGGTTTGTTTTTGTGGCTATGGTTCGGGGTTTTCGTCATTCCAGTTCCCAATGAGGTTATTCTGACGACTGTAGGACTCGCTTCGGCAAAAGGAGCATTGCACCCAGTTCCTGCATTTTTTGTTACATACATGGGGATTTCTGCAGCCTTTACCACCAGCTATTTACTGGGGAGAATAATAGGGAGAAGAGTGCTGGGGTTATTGGAAAAAAAGAAACGATTCGCGAATTCAATTGAATCTGCAATGAAGCTAATGGAGAAGTACCATGCTTTTTCATTGTCGTTAAGCTGTTTTGCCCCGGGAGTCAGATACTTGGTGCCTTTGCTCTATGGCTTCAGCAGGCTTCCGTTTAAAACCTTTGCCATTTTTGCCTATAGTGGCGCATTCGTGTGGGTCTCTATCATTTTTGTGCTAGGCTATCTATTTGGAGATAAAATGGACTTAGTCATGAAGTACAACAGGGAAGTCTGGTTAGTGATCCTCGGTTTATCGATTATAACTTTCATTTTCGTCCTGCGCAGGAGAAAAATAAAGGCCGCGATTGGGACTGAAGAAGTTATCCTTCAGGAAAGGCAGCACAAATAG
- a CDS encoding sulfite oxidase-like oxidoreductase: MYFGKTRKKGPSDRVPPNQNVTTSFPVLHYGNVPYYKNLDDWTLKIFGLVEKEVVLSYKELMSLPQMTSGNDIHCVTGWSKLDNVWEGVATQELARLARPTERAKYVILHAEENWTTNLPIEDFLKDTSLLAHSHNGKELTPEHGYPLRAVIPHLYFWKSAKWIRDIEFVSENKPGFWEENGYHMYGDPWKEQRMTWD, translated from the coding sequence ATGTATTTCGGAAAAACGCGTAAAAAGGGCCCATCGGACAGAGTCCCGCCGAACCAAAATGTCACGACCTCTTTTCCTGTCTTGCATTATGGCAATGTGCCGTATTATAAGAATCTCGATGATTGGACCTTGAAGATTTTTGGTCTTGTAGAAAAAGAAGTGGTTTTATCATATAAAGAACTGATGTCATTGCCGCAAATGACATCCGGCAATGACATCCACTGTGTGACTGGCTGGTCCAAGCTGGATAATGTGTGGGAAGGGGTTGCCACACAGGAGTTAGCCAGGCTGGCCAGGCCGACCGAAAGGGCTAAATATGTCATTCTCCATGCTGAGGAAAATTGGACGACGAATCTGCCGATTGAGGATTTTCTTAAGGATACGAGCCTGTTGGCCCATTCCCATAACGGGAAGGAGCTTACCCCTGAACATGGCTATCCATTAAGAGCCGTGATTCCTCATCTGTATTTTTGGAAGAGTGCGAAGTGGATCAGAGACATTGAGTTCGTATCGGAAAACAAACCCGGTTTCTGGGAAGAAAATGGCTACCATATGTATGGTGATCCATGGAAGGAGCAGCGGATGACCTGGGACTAG
- a CDS encoding IS1595 family transposase, translated as MSKAFSNLLKHIDKLPHTKKEQVYQWVKRYVQPSSSVGGRLINEMRETRFKEGFECPHCASEHVVRFGKYNGRQRYRCKCCSKSFTDTTNTVLYRTRKGDEWITFVDCMFKGYSLRKSAEIVGVTWVTLFYWRHKLLNALKQMDFEQFEGIVEVDETYFLYSEKGKRGISERKPRKRGGKSKHRGISHEQVCVLVARDRTKATVSKVACMGRVVKTKVETMIGSKLSPDNVLVTDAWRAYKTYAKEKGIEHYRIKSNDGKHVIKGLYHIQNVNGLHSRMKQWIDRFKGVSTKYLDNYLSWFLFVDSRSNESTKHNIKEFLLTSFVFEMKDTYDSLRMAKFKV; from the coding sequence ATGAGTAAAGCGTTTAGTAACTTGTTAAAACACATTGATAAACTACCACATACGAAAAAAGAACAAGTTTATCAATGGGTTAAACGCTATGTTCAACCTTCTTCTTCTGTCGGTGGTCGTCTAATCAATGAAATGCGAGAAACTCGTTTTAAAGAAGGATTTGAATGCCCTCATTGTGCTTCTGAACACGTTGTTAGGTTCGGAAAATATAATGGTCGGCAACGCTACCGTTGTAAGTGTTGTAGTAAGTCCTTTACTGATACAACAAATACAGTCTTATATCGCACTCGAAAAGGTGACGAATGGATTACATTTGTTGATTGCATGTTCAAAGGCTATTCCCTACGAAAATCTGCCGAAATCGTAGGGGTTACTTGGGTTACACTTTTTTATTGGAGACACAAATTGTTAAACGCACTAAAACAAATGGATTTTGAACAATTTGAAGGTATCGTTGAAGTTGACGAGACCTATTTCCTTTACTCTGAAAAAGGTAAACGTGGTATTTCTGAACGTAAACCCCGTAAACGTGGTGGGAAATCCAAACACAGAGGAATTAGTCACGAACAAGTTTGCGTTCTTGTTGCCAGAGACCGCACAAAAGCAACTGTATCAAAAGTAGCTTGTATGGGGCGTGTTGTGAAAACTAAGGTTGAAACTATGATTGGTTCTAAACTGTCACCTGATAATGTACTGGTTACAGATGCTTGGAGAGCCTACAAAACCTATGCAAAAGAAAAAGGAATAGAGCATTACAGAATCAAATCAAATGATGGCAAACACGTTATTAAGGGTTTGTATCACATTCAAAATGTTAATGGTCTACATTCTCGTATGAAACAATGGATAGACCGTTTTAAAGGCGTGTCTACGAAATACCTCGACAACTACCTTTCTTGGTTCTTGTTTGTAGATAGCCGAAGCAATGAAAGCACAAAACACAATATTAAAGAGTTCTTGCTTACATCATTTGTATTTGAAATGAAGGATACTTATGATAGTTTGCGTATGGCAAAATTTAAGGTTTAG
- a CDS encoding Na+/H+ antiporter family protein, producing the protein MNAVIIAVLAMLVLSLLRVNVVLALIAGALIGGLTGGLSIEKTIEVFTGGLGGSAEVALSYALLGGFAVAISKTGLPNLMVDWMIGMIGKNGESKAKTYSKAIIIILILMMAIFSQNLIPIHIAFIPILIPPLLIIFNELKIDRRLIASVLTFGLTAPYILLPVGFGGIFHDILATNMADSGMEIDMGDIPTAMMLPVAGLVVGLLIAIFVSYRKPRNYQDYQVVQVETSEYSKVGIIFSIVAIVAALAAQLYFGSMIIGALAGILVVYASGAIKWREADNLLTEGMKMMAFIGFVMLAAFGFADVLKETGHVETLVAQAADAIGNNKSLGALAMLIVGLLVTMGIGSSFSTIPIIATIFVPLSLQLGFSPMATIAIVGTAAALGDAGSPASDSTLGPTAGLNADTQHNHIWDTVVPTFVHYNIPLIIFGWIAAMVL; encoded by the coding sequence ATGAATGCAGTTATTATTGCTGTCCTGGCGATGCTTGTCCTGAGCCTGCTTCGTGTCAATGTTGTGTTGGCATTGATTGCCGGAGCGCTGATCGGCGGGCTTACAGGCGGCTTGAGTATAGAGAAAACGATTGAGGTTTTTACCGGAGGACTAGGAGGCAGTGCCGAGGTTGCGCTTAGTTACGCGCTGCTTGGAGGTTTTGCTGTCGCTATTTCCAAAACAGGCTTACCCAATTTGATGGTTGACTGGATGATCGGCATGATTGGCAAGAACGGAGAGTCGAAAGCCAAAACATATTCTAAAGCGATTATTATCATCCTTATTTTAATGATGGCGATTTTCTCGCAAAACTTGATTCCAATCCACATTGCGTTTATTCCAATTTTGATTCCGCCGTTGTTGATTATCTTTAATGAGCTGAAAATAGACCGCCGGTTAATTGCTTCTGTATTGACATTCGGCCTGACGGCGCCTTATATTTTACTGCCAGTTGGTTTCGGCGGTATTTTCCACGATATCCTGGCAACGAACATGGCAGACAGTGGAATGGAAATCGATATGGGTGATATCCCGACAGCGATGATGCTGCCAGTTGCTGGCCTTGTTGTTGGATTGTTGATCGCCATTTTCGTATCTTACCGAAAGCCTAGAAACTATCAGGACTATCAAGTAGTCCAGGTAGAAACAAGCGAGTATTCCAAAGTCGGAATTATTTTCTCCATTGTTGCGATTGTTGCAGCGCTTGCTGCCCAACTTTACTTTGGCTCGATGATTATCGGTGCGTTGGCTGGTATCCTTGTTGTCTATGCGAGCGGAGCAATCAAGTGGCGTGAAGCTGACAATCTTTTAACAGAAGGCATGAAGATGATGGCTTTCATCGGATTCGTCATGCTTGCTGCTTTTGGTTTCGCTGATGTCCTGAAGGAAACCGGACACGTTGAAACGCTGGTAGCACAGGCTGCTGACGCAATTGGCAATAATAAGTCCCTAGGCGCTCTGGCGATGCTTATCGTCGGATTACTGGTTACAATGGGAATCGGTTCTTCTTTCTCTACGATTCCAATTATCGCTACGATATTTGTGCCGCTCAGCCTTCAACTCGGTTTCAGCCCGATGGCGACGATTGCGATTGTTGGAACGGCTGCTGCACTTGGTGACGCAGGTTCACCTGCATCTGACAGCACACTTGGCCCGACTGCCGGTTTGAATGCTGATACTCAGCACAACCATATCTGGGACACGGTTGTCCCAACATTCGTTCACTATAATATTCCGTTGATCATTTTCGGCTGGATTGCCGCGATGGTATTATAG
- a CDS encoding leucyl aminopeptidase produces the protein MFKVNDQFSFSNSHDCLVIGLFNKPSGFEGAMAEADQLFDGQLTELVKSGDISTKKKAISKIHTFSKISAKKVYFVGLGYEKEYTFETLRDAFGRLFKTAKKEKWTEAAVLLDTFTSEKVELNDAAHALGEAFPMATYEFEGYKQKSNEPEKRIESLTIYSADEAGEVEAAAEVGYVFGKGTNSARTLVNTPGNLLTATDMAEYALKLAEKYEFEAEVLEKEEMEKLGMGALLAVNQGSSQPPKMIVLKYQGKEEWKDVIGLVGKGITFDTGGYSIKTKSGIVGMKSDMGGAAAVLGAMEIIGELKPEQNVVAVIPSTDNMISGTAFKPDDVITSMSGKTIEVLNTDAEGRLVLADAMTYAKHHGADYLVDIATLTGGVITALGLHTSGALTNNEEFFEQVLEASYESGEPIWRLPLFERDIERVRGSKIADLNNSPGPEGHAIMGGAFVGEFAEGTPWVHLDIAGTATTSKEYDLGPAGATGVMARTLALLVERFETAADKE, from the coding sequence TTGTTTAAAGTGAATGATCAATTTAGTTTTTCAAACAGCCATGACTGCCTGGTGATTGGCTTGTTCAATAAGCCGTCTGGCTTTGAAGGCGCCATGGCAGAAGCCGACCAGCTTTTTGACGGTCAGCTGACTGAACTGGTGAAGAGCGGGGATATCTCGACTAAGAAAAAAGCAATTTCCAAAATACATACTTTCAGTAAAATTAGCGCAAAAAAAGTATATTTTGTCGGCCTTGGCTATGAAAAGGAATATACTTTCGAAACATTAAGGGACGCGTTCGGCCGGCTTTTCAAGACTGCAAAGAAAGAGAAATGGACGGAAGCAGCCGTGCTTTTAGATACTTTTACAAGTGAGAAGGTCGAGCTTAACGACGCGGCGCACGCATTAGGGGAAGCATTCCCGATGGCTACATATGAGTTCGAAGGCTACAAGCAAAAGTCAAACGAGCCTGAGAAGCGGATTGAAAGCCTGACTATTTACAGCGCGGACGAAGCGGGCGAAGTGGAAGCGGCAGCTGAGGTCGGCTATGTTTTTGGTAAAGGAACAAATTCGGCACGTACACTCGTAAATACTCCGGGCAACCTTTTGACTGCGACAGACATGGCTGAATATGCGTTGAAGCTGGCAGAGAAATATGAATTCGAAGCAGAAGTTTTAGAAAAAGAAGAAATGGAAAAACTCGGTATGGGCGCATTACTTGCGGTCAACCAGGGATCTTCACAGCCGCCGAAAATGATTGTCCTGAAGTATCAGGGAAAGGAAGAGTGGAAGGATGTAATCGGCCTTGTCGGCAAGGGAATCACCTTCGACACAGGCGGTTACTCAATCAAAACAAAGTCTGGTATCGTCGGCATGAAGTCGGATATGGGCGGTGCGGCAGCAGTGCTTGGCGCAATGGAAATCATCGGCGAACTGAAGCCGGAGCAAAACGTCGTAGCAGTGATTCCGTCTACAGACAATATGATCTCGGGAACTGCATTCAAACCGGATGACGTGATTACGTCCATGAGCGGCAAAACCATTGAAGTATTGAACACAGATGCGGAAGGGCGCCTCGTGTTAGCTGATGCTATGACTTACGCGAAGCATCATGGCGCAGACTATCTGGTGGATATCGCAACCCTGACTGGCGGTGTCATTACCGCATTAGGCCTGCATACATCAGGAGCTTTGACGAACAACGAAGAGTTTTTTGAACAAGTGCTGGAGGCTTCTTATGAATCTGGTGAGCCAATCTGGCGCCTGCCATTGTTCGAGCGCGACATTGAGCGCGTCCGCGGCAGCAAGATCGCTGACCTGAATAATTCTCCAGGCCCAGAAGGCCATGCCATCATGGGCGGAGCGTTTGTCGGCGAATTCGCAGAAGGCACTCCATGGGTGCACCTGGACATCGCCGGAACAGCGACAACCAGCAAAGAATATGACCTCGGACCAGCAGGCGCAACCGGCGTCATGGCCCGCACACTGGCATTGCTTGTCGAAAGATTTGAGACAGCAGCAGATAAAGAATAG
- a CDS encoding DUF309 domain-containing protein — MTDYPVEYYEFFIKFNEGDYYTCHDLLEDMWMTDKGNLFLKGLLQMSVAIYHYSYGNVKGARLMMQAAHDYLQNYRPVYWGLDLEKVYPFIDECLSTFPAEIDRVPYEKVPTLPELPVLYLYLED, encoded by the coding sequence TTGACGGACTACCCTGTTGAGTATTACGAGTTCTTTATTAAATTCAACGAAGGGGACTATTATACCTGCCATGACTTACTTGAAGATATGTGGATGACGGATAAAGGCAATCTATTTTTAAAAGGCCTGCTGCAGATGAGCGTCGCCATTTACCATTACAGTTACGGGAATGTGAAGGGAGCACGGCTAATGATGCAGGCTGCCCACGACTATTTGCAAAATTACCGTCCGGTATACTGGGGGCTTGATTTAGAGAAAGTTTATCCTTTCATCGATGAATGCCTGAGTACCTTCCCTGCTGAGATCGACCGGGTCCCGTATGAGAAAGTTCCGACACTGCCAGAGCTTCCGGTTTTATATTTGTATCTTGAAGATTGA